One genomic window of Methanosarcina acetivorans C2A includes the following:
- a CDS encoding PocR ligand-binding domain-containing protein has product MRKNLRNSGIDKKLVDDVLNQNEQRFRLKLEKGLSPARAVENLELAEIIDVQAIQPLLDNFYKLTHIPIGLNDLKGNVLAGAGWQDICTKFHRVHPVTCRHCVESDINLSSGVAPGEFKFYRCKNNMWDAVTPIMVGDHHVGYVFAGQFFFDDEPLNYEFFRAQARKYGFNEEEYIAALEKVPRLSREAVDTGMAFFMTFANMLSQLSYSNIKLAQLLEERDVLVNVLQKTREDFDRAQAVGNIGSWRLDLCNNVLTWSDENHRIFGIPKGTHLTYETFLSTIHPDDREYVDGEWKEGMEGKPYDIEHRIIADDKVKWVREKAYLEFDRDGSLIAGFGITQDITERKRAEEALRLSNIYNRSLIEASLDPLVTIGSDGKITDVNNSTEIATGYSRDELIGTDFSDYFTEPEKAKEGYQRVFQEGLVRDYPLEIQHKDGHTTPVLYNASVYKDESGKVIGVFASARDITELKKAEKALKKAHDNLEKLVEERTGQLEKAYNSLKESEKSLSEAQRMAHIGNWDWDTFTNRSYWSDELYRIFGFTPRKFGLPYSEALNYIHPDDRDHMNNAVKRAFNGEPYEIDYRIISADGTERVVHAQGEVIFNEENNPIKMRGTVQDITERKKAEEALEKIQETHIKEIHHRIKNNLQVISSLLSLEAEKFSDEKMLESFRESQNRVASMALIHEELYKGNELDTLDFAAYLQKLTADLFDSYNLGDSGISLKLDLEKIHLDMDIAIPLGIIVNELVSNSLKHAFSAGKAGEIHISFCKKESFAANDDIPGPCPFCTGKNNLHYILTVADNGKGIPEEIKFPNTDSLGLQLVNLLVEQIDGYIELKSDSGTKFTIWF; this is encoded by the coding sequence ATGAGGAAAAACCTGCGAAATTCCGGTATAGATAAAAAGTTAGTGGACGACGTTCTGAACCAGAATGAACAGCGTTTCAGGCTGAAGTTGGAGAAAGGTCTCTCGCCTGCTCGGGCGGTAGAGAACTTGGAGCTGGCCGAGATTATTGATGTACAGGCTATCCAGCCTCTGCTGGATAATTTCTATAAACTTACTCATATTCCCATAGGCTTAAACGACCTCAAAGGCAATGTTCTGGCAGGTGCTGGATGGCAGGATATCTGTACCAAATTCCACAGGGTTCATCCCGTAACCTGCAGGCACTGTGTAGAAAGCGATATAAATCTATCCTCAGGTGTTGCCCCTGGCGAGTTTAAGTTCTACAGGTGCAAGAATAATATGTGGGATGCAGTGACTCCCATCATGGTGGGGGACCATCATGTCGGCTATGTCTTCGCAGGGCAGTTTTTTTTTGATGACGAGCCTCTGAACTATGAGTTTTTCCGGGCCCAGGCCAGGAAATACGGCTTCAACGAGGAAGAATACATAGCAGCGCTTGAAAAAGTTCCAAGGTTAAGCAGGGAAGCTGTGGACACGGGTATGGCCTTTTTCATGACATTTGCCAACATGCTCTCACAACTAAGTTACAGTAATATCAAGCTGGCTCAGTTGCTGGAGGAACGCGACGTCCTGGTAAATGTGCTGCAGAAGACCAGGGAGGATTTCGACCGCGCCCAGGCAGTGGGAAATATCGGGAGCTGGCGCCTGGATTTATGTAATAATGTATTGACATGGTCCGATGAAAATCACCGTATTTTTGGCATCCCAAAAGGTACCCATCTGACCTATGAAACTTTTCTCTCAACGATTCATCCGGATGATAGGGAATATGTCGATGGGGAATGGAAGGAGGGGATGGAGGGCAAACCATACGACATCGAGCACCGCATTATCGCGGATGATAAGGTAAAGTGGGTACGTGAAAAAGCTTATCTTGAATTTGACAGGGACGGATCGCTGATTGCCGGCTTTGGTATAACACAGGACATCACCGAGCGCAAAAGAGCAGAAGAAGCTCTCAGATTATCAAATATTTATAATCGCAGTTTGATTGAAGCCAGTCTGGACCCTCTTGTAACCATCGGGTCAGACGGAAAAATAACCGATGTCAATAATTCCACCGAAATAGCTACCGGCTATTCTCGCGATGAACTTATAGGTACAGATTTCTCAGACTATTTTACTGAGCCTGAAAAAGCCAAAGAGGGTTATCAGCGTGTTTTCCAGGAAGGATTGGTACGGGATTATCCTCTTGAGATTCAGCATAAAGATGGACATACAACTCCTGTTCTGTATAATGCTTCGGTTTATAAGGATGAATCCGGCAAGGTTATCGGGGTCTTTGCTTCTGCGCGTGATATCACAGAACTTAAAAAGGCAGAGAAAGCTCTGAAAAAAGCACATGATAATTTAGAAAAATTGGTTGAAGAGCGCACAGGACAGCTTGAGAAAGCTTACAACTCATTGAAGGAAAGCGAAAAAAGCCTTTCCGAAGCTCAAAGAATGGCTCATATTGGAAATTGGGACTGGGATACTTTTACTAACAGGTCTTACTGGTCTGATGAATTGTATCGAATTTTTGGGTTTACACCCCGAAAATTCGGCTTACCTTACAGTGAAGCTTTGAATTACATACACCCTGACGATCGGGACCATATGAATAATGCCGTTAAAAGAGCTTTTAATGGAGAACCCTATGAAATTGACTACAGGATAATTTCAGCTGACGGGACAGAACGTGTGGTTCATGCACAGGGTGAAGTCATTTTTAACGAAGAAAATAACCCTATTAAAATGAGAGGGACAGTTCAGGATATTACCGAGCGCAAAAAGGCTGAAGAAGCTCTTGAAAAAATCCAGGAAACCCACATAAAAGAAATCCACCACAGGATCAAGAATAACCTGCAGGTAATCTCATCTCTCCTAAGCCTCGAAGCTGAGAAATTCAGTGATGAAAAAATGCTTGAATCTTTCCGGGAAAGCCAAAATCGTGTAGCTTCAATGGCCCTGATTCATGAAGAACTCTATAAAGGAAACGAGCTGGATACACTTGATTTTGCAGCTTATCTTCAGAAGCTGACTGCAGATCTTTTCGACTCATATAATCTTGGAGATAGTGGTATCAGCCTGAAGCTGGACCTTGAGAAGATTCATCTTGATATGGATATCGCAATACCTCTTGGCATTATTGTAAACGAGCTCGTCTCAAATTCCCTGAAGCATGCTTTCTCCGCTGGAAAAGCAGGCGAGATCCATATCAGTTTCTGCAAAAAAGAAAGTTTTGCCGCAAACGATGATATTCCCGGTCCGTGTCCTTTCTGTACAGGTAAAAATAACTTGCATTACATACTCACCGTAGCGGATAACGGAAAAGGCATTCCCGAAGAAATAAAGTTCCCAAATACGGATTCTCTCGGACTCCAGCTTGTAAACCTGCTTGTTGAGCAGATAGATGGTTATATAGAACTCAAAAGTGATTCCGGAACAAAATTCACTATCTGGTTCTGA